From Nymphaea colorata isolate Beijing-Zhang1983 chromosome 6, ASM883128v2, whole genome shotgun sequence, a single genomic window includes:
- the LOC116255781 gene encoding uncharacterized protein LOC116255781 isoform X2, protein MQSDKGKFIRLSESMDSEEIKCAKGDHPPIECNSIKAAFGLTKTDAPMDNVVTVLPGSVKILAPEFERSFISAPCAKEEVNPEQLVVGTSTDVEKPLGQGQGIEHDDAKKLSSSGSELAVREENDRFLKQSASKSASLICNQRKLHLFPEGDSTKKFSHTSECQKYIAIEDDMNDFQKFISACDYLQVIPKSESKTNSDDLDAVTSRPAKGSSSNSLPDIKEPLLIKNNEGACLEACLDNFGGPSAEEDDNNDILNTGKYKGTKVSQENGSHESVEGSDNVQSVSTGKRKCSFTDGMRSSKIQKLNAGTTSCSESFLKKGSSFMKWISNVMKGLSEFNLDRKFLSENSSRRLNDDHVNLDSLCMLEETDQDADMCRNRSFQNFFHSMYCKNLRLHAENIENSECVMEAKESWKVGETSRRPFGEGCSYTASGKNTELPYQPNLSKLDERSGSPIGGNSSWLLTLPSLDNGIAVSKEKYKDKIGGKSCSYNIACGFEKTGINLPRASSVKGSGSITNVMLQPMPDVIEGGKPSETSNKKVTEKNLWIARLSPSCSAPSLKPLNDGKGVYCANEALALVDQGVSSIHNNVDAAMKLKMLEASQPPSRRSMDCCISSMDMPCSKRNENFKLEKLPTKLPSQRFILPFLRSANISDSPANDEEISNNADMIFSRNVKDLDIHKQTITVSTARETHTLLCFFCGSVDHSIRKCSEIAKCKLEYPLTNIIACDSDEESSYFCIRCFQLGHWAMSCPLLSSPADCTGLVRLSCEKAGALLDHDRKHSTQPKTIDNDYWFNKEKTKVADNDQAAVGNPRLERSQSAPSSGCLESKPNQIIPFFGPHGGKVPSLPHAMFERIRRLQLSRSDIVRWMKVPQLNLHLKGFFLRVRFRKWEERLGGGYCVACISGVTQEREHGRNKIQLLVNLGGFSCLVDYCYISNHEFTEEEVMEWWFSTLSGDANVPSEEDFRLKIEEKKKLNISCPE, encoded by the exons ATGCAGTCAGATAAGGGGAAGTTCATACGATTGTCAGAGTCTATGGACTCTGAGGAAATAAAATGTGCCAAAGGCGATCATCCTCCTATTGAATGCAATTCGATTAAAGCTGCTTTTGGCCTAACCAAGACTGATGCACCTATGGACAATGTAGTCACTGTTTTGCCTGGCAGTGTCAAGATATTGG CTCCTGAGTTTGAAAGGAGTTTTATATCTGCACCATGTGCAAAGGAGGAAGTCAACCCTGAGCAACTAGTGGTAGGTACTAGCACAGATGTGGAGAAACCCCTGGGACAAGGCCAGGGAATTGAACATGATGATGCAAAAAAGTTATCCTCCTCGGGATCTGAATTAGCTGTACGTGAAGAAAATGACAGGTTTCTCAAACAAAGTGCCTCAAAGTCAGCATCTCTGATTTGCAACCAGAGGAAGTTACATTTGTTTCCTGAAGGAGATTCCACAAAGAAATTTTCACATACAAGCGAATGTCAAAAGTACATTGCCATTGAAGATGACATGAACGACTTTCAGAAATTTATATCTGCATGTGACTATCTCCaagtgatcccaaaatctgaAAGCAAAACCAACAGTGATGATCTGGATGCTGTAACTTCACGACCTGCAAAAGGGAGTTCTAGCAATAGTCTTCCTGATATTAAAGAACCGCTGCTTATCAAGAACAATGAGGGTGCTTGCTTAGAAGCTTGTCTTGACAACTTTGGGGGCCCTTCTGCTGAAGAAGACGACAACAATGATATCCTTAACACTGGAAAGTATAAAGGAACTAAGGTGAGCCAGGAGAACGGGAGCCATGAGAGTGTTGAAGGAAGTGATAACGTGCAAAGTGTTTCAACAGGGAAAAGGAAATGCAGCTTCACTGATGGCATGAGGTCCAGCAAGATTCAGAAATTGAATGCAGGGACTACCTCCTGTTCAGAATCATTTCTTAAGAAGGGATCGTCTTTTATGAAGTGGATTTCAAACGTAATGAAGGGATTGTCTGAGTTCAATTTGGATAGAAAGTTCTTGTCAGAAAATTCATCAAGACGTCTTAATGATGATCATGTAAATCTTGATTCTCTCTGCATGTTGGAAGAGACTGATCAAGATGCAGATATGTGCAGAAATAGGAGCTTCCAAAACTTTTTTCACTCCATGTATTGTAAAAATTTGAGGCTTCATGCTGAAAACATTGAAAATTCAGAATGTGTAATGGAAGCCAAGGAATCATGGAAAGTTGGGGAAACTAGCAGAAGGCCTTTTGGGGAAGGTTGCTCCTACACAGCTTCTGGTAAGAATACAGAACTGCCTTATCAGCCTAACCTATCTAAACTAGATGAGAGATCTGGTTCACCAATTGGTGGAAATTCATCATGGTTATTAACCCTACCAAGTTTGGATAATGGTATAGCAGTCTCCAAAGAAAAGTACAAGGACAAGATTGGAGGAAAAAGTTGTTCATATAATATAGCCTGTGGCTTTGAGAAAACTGGGATTAACTTACCAAGAGCATCTTCTGTAAAAGGGTCTGGTTCCATTACGAATGTTATGTTGCAGCCTATGCCTGATGTTATTGAGGGAGGAAAACCGTCagaaacaagcaacaaaaaggTTACAGAAAAAAATCTCTGGATAGCTCGGTTATCACCAAGTTGTTCTGCACCTTCCTTAAAGCCACTGAATGATGGCAAAGGAGTATACTGTGCAAATGAGGCACTTGCACTTGTTGATCAAGGTGTTTCTTCAATTCATAATAATGTTGATGCTGCCATGAAGCTCAAAATGTTAGAAGCCAGTCAACCTCCTTCAAGGAGAAGCATGGATTGCTGCATCAGTTCAATGGACATGCCAtgttcaaaaagaaatgagaatttcAAACTAGAAAAGTTGCCAACCAAGTTGCCTTCTCAGAGGTTTATCTTACCTTTTCTGAGATCTGCCAACATTTCAGATTCCCCTGCAAATGACGAGGAAATTTCTAACAATGCTGACATGATTTTTTCTAGGAATGTAAAGGATTTGGACATCCATAAACAGACTATCACAGTATCAACAGCCAGGGAAACACATACattactttgtttcttttgcGGCTCTGTAGACCATTCCATAAGAAAGTGCTCAGAGATTGCAAAGTGCAAGCTTGAGTATCCCTTGACAAACATAATTGCTTGTGATAGCGATGAAGAATCTTCATATTTCTGCATTCGCTGTTTCCAGCTTGGCCATTGGGCTATGTCATGTCCATTGCTATCCTCTCCTGCAGATTGTACGGGTCTTGTGAGACTGAGCTGTGAGAAAGCTGGTGCTCTACTTGATCACGATAGGAAGCATTCAACACAGCCGAAGACTATAGATAACGATTACTggtttaacaaagaaaaaacgaaaGTTGCAGACAATGATCAGGCAGCTGTTGGAAACCCTAGGCTCGAGAGGAGTCAATCTGCTCCCAGCTCTGGCTGTCTGGAAtcaaaaccaaatcaaattataCCGTTTTTTGGCCCTCACGGTGGGAAGGTTCCATCATTACCGCATGCAATGTTTGAAAGAATCAGGAGGCTTCAACTCTCCCGCTCTGATATTGTTAG ATGGATGAAAGTGCCCCAACTCAACCTCCATCTCAAAGGCTTTTTCCTGCGTGTGCGCTTCAGAAAGTGGGAAGAACGACTTGGTGGTGGTTATTGTGTGGCTTGCATTAGTG GGGTTACTCAAGAAAGAGAACATGGCAGGAATAAGATTCAGCTCTTAGTGAACCTGGGGGGTTTCAGTTGCTTGGTTGACTACTGTTACATTTCCAACCATGAATTTACAGAG GAGGAGGTCATGGAATGGTGGTTCTCGACTTTGAGTGGTGATGCGAATGTGCCGTCTGAAGAAGATTTCAGATTGAAgattgaggagaaaaaaaaactgaatattAGTTGTCCAGAGTAA
- the LOC116255781 gene encoding uncharacterized protein LOC116255781 isoform X1, with amino-acid sequence MPAYPFKNEMNKMIGHCGDFMQSDKGKFIRLSESMDSEEIKCAKGDHPPIECNSIKAAFGLTKTDAPMDNVVTVLPGSVKILAPEFERSFISAPCAKEEVNPEQLVVGTSTDVEKPLGQGQGIEHDDAKKLSSSGSELAVREENDRFLKQSASKSASLICNQRKLHLFPEGDSTKKFSHTSECQKYIAIEDDMNDFQKFISACDYLQVIPKSESKTNSDDLDAVTSRPAKGSSSNSLPDIKEPLLIKNNEGACLEACLDNFGGPSAEEDDNNDILNTGKYKGTKVSQENGSHESVEGSDNVQSVSTGKRKCSFTDGMRSSKIQKLNAGTTSCSESFLKKGSSFMKWISNVMKGLSEFNLDRKFLSENSSRRLNDDHVNLDSLCMLEETDQDADMCRNRSFQNFFHSMYCKNLRLHAENIENSECVMEAKESWKVGETSRRPFGEGCSYTASGKNTELPYQPNLSKLDERSGSPIGGNSSWLLTLPSLDNGIAVSKEKYKDKIGGKSCSYNIACGFEKTGINLPRASSVKGSGSITNVMLQPMPDVIEGGKPSETSNKKVTEKNLWIARLSPSCSAPSLKPLNDGKGVYCANEALALVDQGVSSIHNNVDAAMKLKMLEASQPPSRRSMDCCISSMDMPCSKRNENFKLEKLPTKLPSQRFILPFLRSANISDSPANDEEISNNADMIFSRNVKDLDIHKQTITVSTARETHTLLCFFCGSVDHSIRKCSEIAKCKLEYPLTNIIACDSDEESSYFCIRCFQLGHWAMSCPLLSSPADCTGLVRLSCEKAGALLDHDRKHSTQPKTIDNDYWFNKEKTKVADNDQAAVGNPRLERSQSAPSSGCLESKPNQIIPFFGPHGGKVPSLPHAMFERIRRLQLSRSDIVRWMKVPQLNLHLKGFFLRVRFRKWEERLGGGYCVACISGVTQEREHGRNKIQLLVNLGGFSCLVDYCYISNHEFTEEEVMEWWFSTLSGDANVPSEEDFRLKIEEKKKLNISCPE; translated from the exons ATGCCAGCTTACCcgtttaaaaatgaaatgaacaaaATGATTG GCCACTGTGGGGACTTCATGCAGTCAGATAAGGGGAAGTTCATACGATTGTCAGAGTCTATGGACTCTGAGGAAATAAAATGTGCCAAAGGCGATCATCCTCCTATTGAATGCAATTCGATTAAAGCTGCTTTTGGCCTAACCAAGACTGATGCACCTATGGACAATGTAGTCACTGTTTTGCCTGGCAGTGTCAAGATATTGG CTCCTGAGTTTGAAAGGAGTTTTATATCTGCACCATGTGCAAAGGAGGAAGTCAACCCTGAGCAACTAGTGGTAGGTACTAGCACAGATGTGGAGAAACCCCTGGGACAAGGCCAGGGAATTGAACATGATGATGCAAAAAAGTTATCCTCCTCGGGATCTGAATTAGCTGTACGTGAAGAAAATGACAGGTTTCTCAAACAAAGTGCCTCAAAGTCAGCATCTCTGATTTGCAACCAGAGGAAGTTACATTTGTTTCCTGAAGGAGATTCCACAAAGAAATTTTCACATACAAGCGAATGTCAAAAGTACATTGCCATTGAAGATGACATGAACGACTTTCAGAAATTTATATCTGCATGTGACTATCTCCaagtgatcccaaaatctgaAAGCAAAACCAACAGTGATGATCTGGATGCTGTAACTTCACGACCTGCAAAAGGGAGTTCTAGCAATAGTCTTCCTGATATTAAAGAACCGCTGCTTATCAAGAACAATGAGGGTGCTTGCTTAGAAGCTTGTCTTGACAACTTTGGGGGCCCTTCTGCTGAAGAAGACGACAACAATGATATCCTTAACACTGGAAAGTATAAAGGAACTAAGGTGAGCCAGGAGAACGGGAGCCATGAGAGTGTTGAAGGAAGTGATAACGTGCAAAGTGTTTCAACAGGGAAAAGGAAATGCAGCTTCACTGATGGCATGAGGTCCAGCAAGATTCAGAAATTGAATGCAGGGACTACCTCCTGTTCAGAATCATTTCTTAAGAAGGGATCGTCTTTTATGAAGTGGATTTCAAACGTAATGAAGGGATTGTCTGAGTTCAATTTGGATAGAAAGTTCTTGTCAGAAAATTCATCAAGACGTCTTAATGATGATCATGTAAATCTTGATTCTCTCTGCATGTTGGAAGAGACTGATCAAGATGCAGATATGTGCAGAAATAGGAGCTTCCAAAACTTTTTTCACTCCATGTATTGTAAAAATTTGAGGCTTCATGCTGAAAACATTGAAAATTCAGAATGTGTAATGGAAGCCAAGGAATCATGGAAAGTTGGGGAAACTAGCAGAAGGCCTTTTGGGGAAGGTTGCTCCTACACAGCTTCTGGTAAGAATACAGAACTGCCTTATCAGCCTAACCTATCTAAACTAGATGAGAGATCTGGTTCACCAATTGGTGGAAATTCATCATGGTTATTAACCCTACCAAGTTTGGATAATGGTATAGCAGTCTCCAAAGAAAAGTACAAGGACAAGATTGGAGGAAAAAGTTGTTCATATAATATAGCCTGTGGCTTTGAGAAAACTGGGATTAACTTACCAAGAGCATCTTCTGTAAAAGGGTCTGGTTCCATTACGAATGTTATGTTGCAGCCTATGCCTGATGTTATTGAGGGAGGAAAACCGTCagaaacaagcaacaaaaaggTTACAGAAAAAAATCTCTGGATAGCTCGGTTATCACCAAGTTGTTCTGCACCTTCCTTAAAGCCACTGAATGATGGCAAAGGAGTATACTGTGCAAATGAGGCACTTGCACTTGTTGATCAAGGTGTTTCTTCAATTCATAATAATGTTGATGCTGCCATGAAGCTCAAAATGTTAGAAGCCAGTCAACCTCCTTCAAGGAGAAGCATGGATTGCTGCATCAGTTCAATGGACATGCCAtgttcaaaaagaaatgagaatttcAAACTAGAAAAGTTGCCAACCAAGTTGCCTTCTCAGAGGTTTATCTTACCTTTTCTGAGATCTGCCAACATTTCAGATTCCCCTGCAAATGACGAGGAAATTTCTAACAATGCTGACATGATTTTTTCTAGGAATGTAAAGGATTTGGACATCCATAAACAGACTATCACAGTATCAACAGCCAGGGAAACACATACattactttgtttcttttgcGGCTCTGTAGACCATTCCATAAGAAAGTGCTCAGAGATTGCAAAGTGCAAGCTTGAGTATCCCTTGACAAACATAATTGCTTGTGATAGCGATGAAGAATCTTCATATTTCTGCATTCGCTGTTTCCAGCTTGGCCATTGGGCTATGTCATGTCCATTGCTATCCTCTCCTGCAGATTGTACGGGTCTTGTGAGACTGAGCTGTGAGAAAGCTGGTGCTCTACTTGATCACGATAGGAAGCATTCAACACAGCCGAAGACTATAGATAACGATTACTggtttaacaaagaaaaaacgaaaGTTGCAGACAATGATCAGGCAGCTGTTGGAAACCCTAGGCTCGAGAGGAGTCAATCTGCTCCCAGCTCTGGCTGTCTGGAAtcaaaaccaaatcaaattataCCGTTTTTTGGCCCTCACGGTGGGAAGGTTCCATCATTACCGCATGCAATGTTTGAAAGAATCAGGAGGCTTCAACTCTCCCGCTCTGATATTGTTAG ATGGATGAAAGTGCCCCAACTCAACCTCCATCTCAAAGGCTTTTTCCTGCGTGTGCGCTTCAGAAAGTGGGAAGAACGACTTGGTGGTGGTTATTGTGTGGCTTGCATTAGTG GGGTTACTCAAGAAAGAGAACATGGCAGGAATAAGATTCAGCTCTTAGTGAACCTGGGGGGTTTCAGTTGCTTGGTTGACTACTGTTACATTTCCAACCATGAATTTACAGAG GAGGAGGTCATGGAATGGTGGTTCTCGACTTTGAGTGGTGATGCGAATGTGCCGTCTGAAGAAGATTTCAGATTGAAgattgaggagaaaaaaaaactgaatattAGTTGTCCAGAGTAA